In the Choloepus didactylus isolate mChoDid1 chromosome 5, mChoDid1.pri, whole genome shotgun sequence genome, one interval contains:
- the LOC119534284 gene encoding lactoylglutathione lyase has translation MAEPQPAAGLTDEAALSCCSDADPSTKDFLLQQTMLRIKDPKKSLDFYTRILGMTLLQKLDFPTMKFSLYFLAYEDKNDIPKDKDEKTAWVFSRKATLELTHNWGTEDDATQNYHNGNSDPRGFGHIGIAVPDVHGACKRFEELGIKFVKKPDDGKMKGLAFIQDPDGYWIEILNPNTMITII, from the coding sequence ATGGCAGAACCGCAGCCCGCAGCCGGCCTTACCGACGAGGCTGCCCTCAGTTGCTGCTCCGATGCGGACCCCAGCACCAAGGATTTTCTATTGCAGCAGACCATGCTACGAATTAAAGACCCTAAGAAGTCATTAGATTTTTATACAAGAATTCTTGGAATGACGCTACTTCAAAAATTAGATTTTCCCACTATGAAATTTTCACTCTATTTCTTGGCTTATGAGGATAAAAATGACATCCCTaaagataaagatgaaaaaacagCATGGGTATTCTCCAGAAAAGCTACACTTGAGCTGACACACAATTGGGGTACTGAAGATGATGCAACTCAGAATTACCACAATGGCAATTCAGACCCTCGAGGATTTGGTCACATTGGAATTGCTGTTCCTGATGTACATGGTGCTTGTAAAAGATTTGAAGAACTGGGAATCAAATTTGTAAAGAAACCTGATGATGGTAAAATGAAAGGCCTGGCATTTATTCAAGATCCTGATGGCTACTGGATTGAAATTTTGAATCCTAACACAATGATAACTATTATTTAG